From Tepidimicrobium xylanilyticum, the proteins below share one genomic window:
- a CDS encoding recombinase family protein, producing the protein MITRNVTVIPARKRIGNSANAEELPKLRVAAYCRVSTDSEEQATSYEAQIEHYTNYIKSNPEWELAGIFADEGITGTNTKKREEFNRMIEECMQGKIDMIITKSISRFARNTLDCLKYIRQLKEKNIPVYFEKENINTLDSKGEILLTIMASLAQQESQSLSQNVKLGIQYRYQQGKIHINHNRFLGYTKDKDGNLVIVPEEAEIVKRIYREYLEGSSMLQIARGLEADGILTGAGNPRWHTSTINKILRNEKYIGDALLQKTYTVDFLSKKRVPNNGIVPQYYVENSHEPIIPREIFMQVQEQLVKRRCVHISKNGKKRNYSNKHPLSQMVFCGNCHEIFRRVHWNNRGKKSIVWRCVSRLENTGLFCTASTILEDTLKEKIVEAINVAVSGKNSFLAILKKNIETVLSADLDESTADIDKRLEELQTELIQKANSKEAYDNIVNEIYRLRDLRQETLSRNALRQDKRDRIAEMTDFLKTQTGDISEFDDKLVRKLVEKAIVYDDRLMVEFKSGLEIEVKL; encoded by the coding sequence ATGATAACCAGGAATGTTACGGTAATTCCTGCCCGTAAGCGAATTGGGAATAGTGCAAATGCAGAGGAATTACCTAAGCTTCGGGTAGCAGCTTACTGTCGTGTTTCTACGGACAGCGAGGAGCAGGCAACCAGTTATGAAGCGCAAATCGAGCATTATACAAATTACATTAAAAGCAATCCAGAATGGGAGTTAGCTGGTATATTTGCAGATGAAGGTATTACCGGAACCAACACGAAAAAGCGTGAAGAATTTAACCGGATGATAGAAGAATGCATGCAGGGCAAAATCGATATGATAATTACGAAATCTATCAGCCGGTTTGCAAGAAATACGCTGGACTGCCTAAAGTACATAAGGCAGCTTAAAGAAAAAAATATTCCGGTTTACTTTGAAAAGGAAAATATAAACACATTGGATTCCAAAGGAGAAATCCTGTTGACCATTATGGCATCTTTGGCACAGCAAGAAAGCCAATCGTTAAGCCAGAATGTAAAACTGGGTATTCAGTACCGATATCAGCAAGGAAAAATCCATATCAATCACAACCGGTTTCTTGGCTATACAAAGGATAAGGATGGCAATTTAGTTATCGTACCTGAAGAAGCTGAGATCGTCAAACGCATTTACAGAGAATATCTTGAAGGTTCCAGTATGCTACAGATAGCTAGGGGTTTGGAGGCTGACGGAATTCTGACGGGTGCAGGCAATCCCAGATGGCATACTAGTACTATCAATAAGATTTTGAGGAATGAAAAATATATCGGTGATGCGCTGTTGCAGAAAACCTATACCGTAGATTTTTTATCGAAGAAAAGGGTACCCAATAATGGTATTGTTCCGCAATACTATGTAGAAAACAGCCATGAGCCTATAATCCCGCGTGAAATTTTTATGCAGGTTCAGGAACAGCTTGTCAAAAGAAGATGTGTGCATATAAGTAAGAATGGAAAGAAAAGAAACTATAGCAACAAGCATCCTTTATCACAGATGGTTTTCTGCGGCAACTGTCATGAAATATTTCGAAGGGTTCATTGGAATAACCGAGGAAAGAAATCAATCGTATGGAGATGCGTCAGCAGATTGGAAAACACCGGTTTATTTTGTACCGCTTCCACTATACTTGAAGATACGCTTAAAGAGAAAATTGTAGAAGCAATCAATGTAGCGGTCAGCGGAAAAAACTCTTTTCTGGCTATACTGAAAAAGAATATTGAAACCGTATTAAGCGCGGATTTGGATGAAAGTACAGCAGACATTGATAAAAGGCTGGAAGAACTCCAAACCGAGTTGATCCAAAAGGCAAATTCAAAGGAAGCATACGATAATATTGTCAACGAGATTTACCGCTTACGGGACTTAAGGCAAGAAACACTTTCAAGAAACGCTCTTCGCCAAGATAAGAGGGATCGGATTGCTGAAATGACGGACTTCCTTAAAACGCAAACGGGTGATATTTCGGAGTTTGATGATAAACTGGTTAGAAAACTAGTTGAAAAAGCAATTGTATATGATGACAGGTTAATGGTAGAGTTTAAGTCGGGTCTGGAAATAGAAGTGAAACTATAG
- a CDS encoding recombinase family protein — MMSHIPFGYNIQNGRAVVNEEEAVKIEKLFEAYLSGLSLSKAAQKAGIKRYHTSVAKMLSDKRYVEDKFYPPIISKDTFGKAQLERHRRAEALGRIYEHKGNEKKILNFKFHASMPDNLYDDPFQQAEYAYSSIKSEVILDDNQECYGNSCP; from the coding sequence ATGATGAGCCATATACCTTTTGGATATAACATTCAAAACGGCAGGGCTGTCGTTAATGAAGAGGAAGCAGTTAAGATTGAGAAACTATTTGAGGCTTATCTTTCCGGGCTTTCTTTAAGCAAAGCGGCACAAAAAGCAGGTATTAAGCGTTACCACACATCTGTTGCAAAAATGCTTTCAGATAAACGGTATGTTGAAGACAAATTCTATCCGCCAATTATCAGCAAGGACACATTCGGAAAAGCACAACTGGAAAGACACAGGCGAGCTGAGGCGCTTGGCAGGATTTATGAACATAAAGGAAATGAAAAGAAAATCTTAAATTTTAAGTTTCATGCTTCAATGCCGGATAATCTATACGATGATCCATTTCAGCAGGCAGAGTATGCTTATAGTTCTATTAAGAGCGAGGTGATTTTAGATGATAACCAGGAATGTTACGGTAATTCCTGCCCGTAA
- a CDS encoding recombinase family protein: protein MRKVTRIDGNNALQAFKPKVRVAAYCRVSTDSDEQMASLEAQKDHYESYIRANPDWEFAGIYYDEGISGTKKENRTGLLRLLADCENKKIDFIITKSVSRFARNTTDCIEMVRKLTDLGVFIYFEKENINTQRMEGELVLTILSSLAENESLSIAENSKWSIRRRFQNGTYKISYPPYGYDYVDGKLFINKEQAEIVKRIFSEALDGKGTQKIADGLNSDKIPTKRGSHWTATTIRSILSNEKYTGDVLLQKTYTDENFKRHYNRGEKDQYMIKDHHEAIISHEEFEAAQEILKQRGKEKGVIKGSSKYQKRYPFSGKIKCAECGSSLKRRIHGSGDRKYIAWCCTKHIKDASSCSMKFVREDAIHQAFVVMINKLIFGHKFILRPLLQSLKKTNYSDNITKIQEMETKIKENTERVQVIMGLMAKGYLEPALFNTQKNELLKEAAILKEQKEAIKRAIDGSMTDLVEVEKLLKFTSKAEKQIDAFDSDIFENFIEEIIVFSQEEIGFKMKCGLNLRERLVK, encoded by the coding sequence GTGAGAAAGGTAACAAGGATTGATGGAAACAATGCTCTCCAAGCTTTCAAGCCAAAGGTGAGGGTAGCGGCTTATTGCAGGGTTTCAACAGACAGTGATGAACAAATGGCAAGCCTGGAAGCACAAAAAGACCATTATGAATCCTATATAAGAGCAAATCCTGATTGGGAGTTTGCAGGGATCTACTATGATGAAGGCATATCAGGCACAAAAAAGGAAAACCGAACTGGACTTTTGAGACTGCTTGCAGATTGTGAAAACAAGAAAATTGACTTTATTATAACCAAGTCAGTCAGCAGATTTGCCAGAAACACAACCGACTGCATTGAAATGGTGAGAAAACTTACCGATCTCGGTGTTTTCATCTATTTCGAGAAAGAGAATATAAACACACAGCGCATGGAAGGCGAATTGGTGCTGACAATTTTGAGCAGTCTTGCAGAAAACGAGTCATTATCCATTGCAGAAAATAGTAAGTGGTCTATCAGACGTAGGTTCCAAAACGGAACATACAAAATTTCGTATCCTCCCTATGGTTACGATTATGTGGATGGAAAGCTATTTATCAATAAAGAACAGGCTGAAATCGTAAAGCGGATTTTTTCCGAGGCTTTGGACGGTAAAGGCACACAGAAAATTGCAGATGGGCTAAATTCGGATAAAATCCCAACAAAAAGAGGTTCGCATTGGACAGCGACAACTATCCGCAGCATTTTAAGCAATGAAAAATATACTGGGGATGTCCTTCTGCAAAAAACCTATACAGATGAGAATTTTAAGCGGCATTATAATCGTGGGGAAAAAGATCAATACATGATAAAAGATCATCATGAAGCCATTATATCCCATGAGGAATTTGAAGCCGCCCAAGAGATATTAAAGCAAAGAGGAAAAGAAAAAGGTGTAATTAAGGGAAGCAGCAAGTATCAAAAACGCTACCCTTTCTCTGGGAAAATCAAATGCGCAGAATGTGGCAGCAGTTTAAAGCGTCGAATTCATGGCAGCGGTGACCGTAAATATATTGCATGGTGCTGCACAAAGCATATAAAGGACGCATCAAGCTGTTCCATGAAGTTTGTCAGAGAGGATGCGATCCATCAGGCCTTCGTTGTTATGATTAATAAGCTTATTTTCGGTCATAAGTTCATTCTAAGGCCATTGTTGCAAAGCTTAAAGAAGACAAATTACTCAGATAACATAACAAAGATTCAGGAGATGGAAACAAAAATCAAAGAAAATACAGAGCGAGTTCAGGTGATTATGGGACTTATGGCCAAAGGATACCTGGAACCCGCTCTTTTTAATACACAGAAAAATGAGCTGCTCAAAGAAGCAGCCATATTAAAAGAACAAAAAGAAGCCATAAAACGCGCAATCGATGGGAGCATGACTGATCTTGTTGAGGTTGAGAAGCTTCTTAAATTTACATCGAAGGCTGAAAAGCAGATTGATGCATTTGATAGCGATATATTTGAGAACTTTATTGAAGAAATCATTGTGTTTTCACAGGAGGAAATAGGTTTCAAAATGAAATGCGGGTTGAACTTAAGGGAAAGGTTGGTGAAATGA
- a CDS encoding SHOCT domain-containing protein codes for MIEAANHLPYNPQETNYTKITQEEIQREVDYWRAYKILQRMLKAGLISEEEFNKIDKLNRKTFSPMYAQLMA; via the coding sequence ATGATAGAGGCGGCTAATCATTTACCATATAACCCGCAGGAAACGAACTATACAAAGATAACACAGGAGGAAATTCAAAGAGAGGTTGATTACTGGCGGGCGTACAAAATTCTACAGAGGATGCTTAAGGCGGGACTGATTTCAGAAGAAGAATTCAACAAAATCGACAAGTTGAACCGCAAAACTTTCTCGCCGATGTATGCACAGCTTATGGCCTAA
- a CDS encoding N-acetylmuramoyl-L-alanine amidase — MKLFTKYMTRNDCYTAGRKITPKGIMVHSTAVPGVMAAEWFSRWNKSYKAGEINRQVCVHAFVDDKEVWQYLPWDHRGWHAGGAANNTHIGFEICEPAGFSYKSGSVMVGYDAAKQEDYFRKAWQNAVELCVMLCKKYGLNENDIICHSEGYKLGIASNHADVMHWFPKHGENMDTFRKAVKKALENSTDINTDIGIGDMVEFKVSVKNYYPGSVEVPTWVKNDYYHRVTQTLYKGKPVIKGGKECVLLGKKVKKSGGQEIAGINTWVAKENLVIVNSIPDNKGNRTYTVQKGDTLWRIAEKELGRGTRFPEIKKLNGLTSDTIYPGQVLKLPE, encoded by the coding sequence ATGAAGCTTTTTACTAAATACATGACGCGAAACGATTGCTATACAGCAGGCCGCAAAATCACGCCTAAAGGAATCATGGTACATTCGACGGCTGTGCCGGGTGTAATGGCGGCTGAGTGGTTTTCCCGTTGGAACAAATCTTACAAGGCCGGCGAAATAAATAGGCAGGTATGTGTTCACGCTTTTGTAGACGATAAGGAGGTTTGGCAATACCTGCCTTGGGATCATCGCGGGTGGCATGCGGGAGGAGCAGCAAACAATACCCATATTGGCTTTGAAATCTGTGAGCCTGCTGGGTTTTCGTATAAATCCGGGTCGGTAATGGTGGGTTATGATGCAGCAAAGCAGGAAGATTATTTCCGTAAAGCATGGCAGAATGCTGTTGAACTCTGCGTTATGCTCTGCAAGAAGTACGGTCTTAATGAGAATGACATCATCTGCCACTCCGAAGGATATAAGCTCGGTATTGCCAGCAACCATGCTGATGTGATGCACTGGTTTCCCAAGCATGGGGAGAATATGGACACTTTCCGTAAAGCAGTAAAAAAAGCGCTGGAGAACAGTACAGATATCAATACTGATATTGGAATTGGAGATATGGTGGAGTTTAAGGTCAGTGTAAAGAATTACTACCCCGGCAGTGTGGAAGTTCCAACGTGGGTCAAAAATGACTATTACCACAGGGTCACACAGACTTTATACAAAGGCAAGCCGGTCATAAAAGGCGGCAAAGAATGTGTATTGCTTGGTAAAAAGGTTAAGAAATCCGGTGGTCAAGAAATCGCAGGCATAAACACTTGGGTAGCAAAAGAAAACCTTGTAATTGTAAACAGCATTCCTGATAACAAGGGCAATAGAACCTATACAGTGCAAAAAGGCGATACCTTATGGAGAATAGCGGAAAAAGAACTCGGTAGAGGAACAAGATTTCCGGAGATTAAGAAACTCAATGGCCTGACTTCAGATACTATTTACCCCGGACAAGTTCTCAAATTGCCGGAATAA
- a CDS encoding phage holin family protein encodes MKTVWNWVQAVFTAIGGFLGWFLGGLDGFLYALIAFVAIDYVTGVMCAIVDKKLSSEVGAKGIFKKVLIFVLVGLGHIIDSQVLGNGGAIRTAVIFFYLSNEGISILENAAHIGLPIPEKLKNALEQLHGHSNEEDEKK; translated from the coding sequence ATGAAAACAGTATGGAACTGGGTGCAGGCGGTTTTTACTGCTATTGGCGGATTTCTTGGCTGGTTTCTTGGAGGGCTGGATGGATTTTTATATGCGCTCATCGCTTTTGTGGCCATTGACTATGTGACCGGCGTGATGTGTGCCATTGTAGACAAAAAGCTTTCGAGTGAAGTCGGAGCCAAGGGCATCTTTAAGAAAGTGCTTATATTTGTACTTGTGGGTCTGGGACACATAATCGACAGCCAGGTGCTCGGCAACGGCGGGGCAATCCGGACAGCGGTGATTTTCTTTTACCTGAGTAACGAGGGAATTTCAATTCTTGAGAATGCAGCACATATAGGACTGCCCATTCCTGAAAAGCTGAAGAACGCATTGGAACAACTGCATGGCCACTCAAATGAGGAGGATGAAAAGAAATGA
- a CDS encoding glycosyl hydrolase family 18 protein yields the protein MGNSRMYEALRDYGDRFDTVGIFTFEVDETGTITETGTSISSMLPYIQKWPHIKWLLTIMNHGIANIFTALRNNENGAKDKFLTEIIRIMNKYPWCAGVDIDLERGGGYENKDAANALFRDIYNTVKSYDATKLVNICLPGMTGVQGSVGGENWCVYADLNDYCDTAAIMSYGMAWAGSAPGPVSPRDWLEGIYDYAVSVMSPDKIFMGLPAYGWNWRIHDTPENLGITYRGVSNTYYAAKYWMTGVYNFTGDAPPQPFIPIVAYWDDYNKVPWALPHVYDYMEGWDAISWEYPLLKGVYNRRRYLTSYGKEQKAEFGTIYIDRNGVPDEYEGNVIITDEMASLGDDQASAEYRFEIREAGYYDIAVQLCFPYWDKNAIIVSLDGESKTFSENRLWWPYWRRVCWLTLAKGVFLQEGTHAVSISGGVPGVQFYGFRVCSGFSEYPFAGEASFMLSPRRFKDVNGVMVEPDRGFKLTFEMLRRKPDSALIWYEDFRDRNILPENYWTVLDGEWDVWQEPDSTESRPYSQLEGYGKLAWKYDGFSDVHIRARLAFPQNSSGRAGVFLGDIFCCLNYDAQRVELYQGNSLLGSYSASFSKTADADLRANPNMYTIEMRKRGNKVRVYSGAASTLRFTVNVIGGSGYAGYCSDNRTVCELLRLGDAWVYEPYERFDVELPDGTITSFGRLARTGVTWDDEFQVFSVNSDVEESITRSEDISMDYDFFHSQLLALSCGNDYEVKIIPKDINIWISRLFLGDADGFSILYYQDVDSLVYWANEAAYRWKLRGIAIWSLGQEDMRLWEALPKQI from the coding sequence ATGGGTAATTCCCGAATGTATGAGGCGCTTAGAGACTACGGCGACCGCTTTGATACGGTAGGCATTTTTACTTTTGAGGTTGACGAAACAGGCACAATTACTGAAACCGGTACAAGCATCAGCAGCATGCTACCGTATATTCAGAAATGGCCTCATATTAAGTGGCTGCTCACAATTATGAATCATGGAATAGCCAATATTTTTACTGCACTTCGCAACAACGAAAACGGTGCAAAGGATAAGTTTCTCACTGAAATCATCCGAATAATGAACAAGTATCCATGGTGCGCTGGGGTAGATATTGACCTTGAGCGCGGTGGAGGTTATGAAAACAAGGATGCGGCGAATGCTTTATTTAGGGATATATACAATACAGTTAAGTCTTATGATGCAACAAAGCTTGTCAACATCTGCCTGCCTGGCATGACCGGCGTTCAAGGCTCGGTGGGCGGTGAAAACTGGTGTGTTTATGCCGATCTTAACGACTATTGCGATACCGCCGCCATCATGAGCTATGGCATGGCATGGGCGGGCTCTGCTCCCGGCCCAGTATCTCCTCGTGACTGGCTTGAGGGCATATATGATTATGCTGTTTCCGTTATGTCACCCGACAAGATATTCATGGGATTGCCTGCTTATGGTTGGAACTGGAGGATTCATGATACACCTGAAAACCTTGGAATAACCTATCGAGGAGTGTCTAATACCTACTATGCGGCAAAATACTGGATGACTGGGGTTTACAATTTCACAGGCGATGCACCGCCCCAGCCGTTTATTCCAATTGTGGCTTACTGGGATGACTATAACAAAGTACCTTGGGCTCTTCCTCATGTATATGACTATATGGAAGGGTGGGATGCTATATCCTGGGAATATCCGCTGCTAAAAGGGGTTTATAACAGGCGAAGATATTTGACAAGCTATGGCAAGGAGCAGAAAGCGGAGTTCGGAACCATTTATATTGACAGGAACGGAGTTCCGGATGAATACGAAGGAAATGTCATTATTACTGATGAGATGGCCTCACTTGGAGATGACCAGGCGTCAGCAGAGTACCGTTTTGAGATAAGAGAAGCGGGATATTACGATATTGCAGTACAGCTTTGCTTTCCTTACTGGGACAAAAATGCGATTATCGTTTCCCTTGATGGTGAATCAAAGACTTTCAGCGAGAACCGTTTATGGTGGCCATACTGGAGAAGAGTTTGCTGGTTGACACTTGCAAAAGGTGTATTTCTCCAAGAGGGAACGCATGCTGTCAGCATAAGCGGTGGTGTGCCGGGAGTCCAGTTTTACGGTTTTAGGGTTTGCAGTGGATTTTCGGAGTATCCCTTTGCCGGTGAAGCCAGCTTTATGCTCTCTCCTCGTCGGTTCAAGGATGTAAATGGTGTGATGGTTGAGCCGGATCGAGGTTTTAAACTGACCTTTGAAATGTTGCGAAGAAAACCCGACTCGGCGCTTATTTGGTATGAAGATTTTCGGGACAGGAACATCCTGCCTGAAAATTACTGGACTGTGTTGGACGGCGAATGGGATGTTTGGCAAGAGCCAGACAGCACAGAAAGTCGCCCATATTCCCAGCTCGAGGGATATGGCAAACTTGCATGGAAATACGACGGGTTTTCCGATGTTCATATCAGGGCAAGGCTGGCTTTCCCTCAAAATAGCAGTGGACGGGCTGGGGTGTTCCTTGGGGATATTTTCTGCTGCTTAAATTATGACGCGCAAAGAGTCGAGCTTTATCAAGGTAATTCCTTGCTTGGTAGCTACTCCGCCAGTTTCTCAAAAACTGCAGATGCCGATCTTCGTGCTAATCCGAATATGTATACTATAGAGATGCGAAAACGCGGCAATAAAGTAAGAGTATATTCTGGTGCAGCTTCAACCCTGCGTTTCACAGTGAATGTAATCGGTGGTAGTGGTTATGCAGGGTACTGCTCGGACAACCGGACGGTATGCGAGCTGCTGCGGCTGGGCGATGCGTGGGTATATGAACCATACGAGCGTTTTGATGTGGAACTTCCGGATGGAACTATAACCAGCTTTGGCAGGCTTGCTCGCACTGGTGTCACGTGGGATGATGAATTTCAGGTGTTTTCAGTAAATAGCGATGTGGAGGAATCGATAACTCGCAGTGAGGACATTTCGATGGATTATGACTTTTTCCACTCACAACTTTTGGCTCTTTCTTGCGGTAATGACTATGAAGTAAAGATTATACCGAAAGACATCAATATTTGGATATCCCGTCTCTTCCTCGGAGATGCAGATGGTTTTTCTATTCTGTATTATCAGGATGTGGACAGTCTTGTTTACTGGGCAAACGAAGCGGCTTATCGATGGAAACTGCGAGGTATAGCCATCTGGTCGCTTGGGCAGGAGGATATGCGACTGTGGGAGGCGCTTCCGAAGCAAATATAG
- a CDS encoding phage tail spike protein: protein MAIKSILTSQEDFTGEFPVTSRTSALWRFNEKTPDENLQLMDSSGHGRHFTISGWSGTSASLIAGRFGRYFRQNIVNPTSEKTHLIAENDGSFFSNLGEKIVVGGWINPTTYSVGQTYIPIFNTRQGPGQPIFYVSLYQGRLRLMLYNSSGTLIYDQSETSTITLKNGGWYFIASIIEVSNKKVQNIICDRSDGASWVSPVRSFSGELNRECIADIIMGMHANTYYYAGGFDDWFLETDSQLTADDLLLYFKSSLHANGGDAASDVDALAEPGAVTLKATDGEYPASGVLYTRAISCALSGSGRVAVTSEYTAGVTSVALLETSTSDDLEEWSAWQAVGTSGELQSPNRQYIRFRVTLTSSDPLKTPKLLEIQLHDIPKAPYEKLGFARPVILDKNGAWEAVLENAFDVIVTGEVNGADTLEFKLPFHDPKRSTLENEKQVQIVNDIYRIRTLTDNKGEDGRVITQVYAEAVFYDLSFSAEKEPREFNADTADVPMQYALLGTGWTVGNVTVTTKRTWQCAEKNALSILRAVQNIYGGDLVFDSANRQVHLLTFSGTDSGALFSYRKNLKSIQRVVDTRELVTRLYAYGKDGMTFASINGGKEYVEDYTFSSEVKVSTLDCSSFTNPYQMLEYAKMRLAEYSKPRVSYVLSAMDLSALTGYEHEAWKLGDIVTVDDKELGLLVKTRVVRRQYNLQEPWKTVIELSSKLRELGDSSAQWDKAADALSSAELVNRQEIKDMVPFNHLRNSRADDGFAYWVNSGFEVDTENGVSGTASFKAVGIPGMTKSLSQTVYPATRKSYTFSAQIASENLEKGENGQVGVEIVIEYEDGTTETRFIDLI, encoded by the coding sequence ATGGCGATAAAATCAATTCTAACGAGCCAAGAGGATTTTACCGGTGAGTTTCCTGTAACATCAAGGACGTCTGCTTTATGGCGATTTAATGAAAAAACACCAGACGAAAATCTTCAGCTTATGGATTCATCGGGACATGGCAGACATTTTACCATCTCCGGCTGGTCAGGGACATCAGCAAGCCTTATTGCTGGAAGATTCGGAAGATACTTCAGGCAAAATATTGTTAATCCGACTTCTGAAAAGACCCATCTTATAGCAGAAAATGATGGGAGTTTCTTTAGCAATCTGGGTGAAAAGATTGTTGTAGGCGGTTGGATTAATCCTACCACCTATTCGGTCGGCCAGACATATATACCCATATTCAATACCCGCCAAGGACCCGGTCAGCCCATTTTTTATGTTTCACTTTATCAAGGAAGACTTAGGCTTATGTTGTATAACTCCTCCGGCACACTAATCTACGACCAGAGTGAAACGTCTACCATTACCTTGAAAAATGGCGGCTGGTACTTTATCGCATCCATCATTGAAGTAAGCAACAAAAAGGTGCAGAACATCATATGCGATCGCAGCGACGGGGCAAGCTGGGTGTCGCCTGTGCGTTCCTTTTCGGGAGAGTTGAATCGGGAATGTATAGCAGACATTATTATGGGGATGCATGCAAATACCTACTACTATGCCGGAGGCTTCGACGACTGGTTTCTGGAAACGGACTCACAGCTTACAGCTGATGATTTGCTGCTATATTTTAAGTCGTCTTTACATGCAAACGGTGGGGATGCTGCTTCGGATGTAGATGCTTTGGCAGAGCCTGGTGCAGTCACCCTTAAAGCAACAGATGGCGAGTATCCTGCAAGTGGCGTACTTTATACAAGGGCGATTTCATGTGCTTTATCAGGCAGCGGCCGTGTAGCTGTCACAAGCGAATATACTGCAGGTGTTACGTCAGTGGCTTTATTAGAGACCAGTACAAGTGATGATCTTGAAGAATGGTCTGCATGGCAGGCTGTGGGAACCAGCGGTGAACTTCAATCGCCAAATCGGCAATATATAAGGTTCCGTGTTACCCTTACCAGCAGCGATCCGTTGAAGACGCCAAAACTTCTGGAAATACAGCTTCATGATATACCGAAAGCGCCCTATGAGAAATTAGGCTTTGCCCGTCCTGTGATTTTGGACAAAAACGGAGCATGGGAAGCTGTTCTTGAAAATGCTTTTGATGTCATTGTCACTGGTGAGGTGAACGGTGCGGATACGCTGGAATTCAAGCTTCCGTTCCATGATCCAAAAAGAAGCACACTGGAAAATGAAAAACAAGTGCAAATCGTAAATGACATTTACCGGATCCGTACCTTAACGGATAATAAAGGTGAAGATGGGCGTGTTATTACGCAAGTATATGCTGAAGCGGTGTTTTACGATCTGTCTTTCAGTGCGGAAAAAGAACCTAGGGAATTCAATGCAGATACTGCAGATGTTCCGATGCAATATGCACTTTTGGGTACAGGCTGGACAGTAGGTAATGTTACTGTCACTACGAAACGGACATGGCAGTGTGCAGAAAAAAATGCTTTATCCATCCTTCGAGCCGTACAGAATATTTATGGCGGCGATCTGGTGTTTGACAGCGCCAACCGCCAGGTACACCTTTTGACTTTTAGCGGTACCGACAGCGGAGCGCTTTTTTCATATAGAAAGAACCTGAAAAGTATTCAGCGGGTAGTCGATACACGCGAATTAGTGACAAGGCTCTATGCTTATGGAAAGGACGGAATGACCTTCGCTTCAATTAATGGAGGTAAGGAATACGTGGAAGATTACACTTTTTCCAGTGAAGTGAAGGTGTCGACGCTTGATTGTTCGTCGTTTACAAATCCGTATCAGATGCTGGAATATGCAAAAATGCGGCTTGCAGAATATTCGAAGCCTCGCGTTTCTTATGTACTGTCTGCAATGGATTTATCTGCACTGACCGGTTATGAGCACGAAGCATGGAAACTGGGTGATATTGTTACAGTGGACGATAAAGAACTAGGCCTTTTGGTAAAGACACGTGTTGTGCGTAGGCAGTACAACTTGCAGGAGCCTTGGAAAACAGTGATCGAGCTTTCTTCTAAACTGCGGGAACTCGGCGATTCTTCAGCACAGTGGGACAAGGCAGCAGATGCACTGTCCTCAGCAGAGTTGGTAAACCGTCAGGAAATTAAAGATATGGTACCATTCAACCATCTGCGCAATTCCAGGGCGGATGATGGTTTTGCTTACTGGGTCAATTCCGGCTTTGAAGTGGATACTGAGAATGGTGTTTCGGGAACTGCTTCCTTCAAGGCTGTTGGTATACCTGGTATGACAAAGAGTCTGTCACAGACGGTATACCCAGCAACACGTAAAAGTTATACATTTTCAGCGCAGATTGCTTCCGAAAACCTTGAAAAGGGCGAAAACGGCCAAGTTGGTGTTGAGATAGTCATTGAATACGAGGACGGTACAACAGAAACAAGATTTATAGACCTAATTTGA